The DNA sequence GAGACTTTTTTTAATCGGGAAATGAAGCTTGCAAAGCAAGTGTCAAAAACGGTCTTAGGAGAGACCGTTTCAGGTCACCACCTTAAAACCAGGACGTGGTGAGATCCAAAATTTTCGATTTTGGGGTTGATTCCACTCCTTTCTGAAAGAGGCAGGAAGCAAAGGTTTTCATTTTAGAAATTCTTTATGACCAACTCTCATTCCACCAGTCATAAGCTATAAAGCGAACAATGATGAATGTCACATGATTAAAATTCTAACATTGTTCGTTTTTTGATTACGGCTGAGCTTGTGTCCCATGCTCTCCATTATTTTTGCCGGATAAGTTTATCTTTGGTTAGTTGATAAGTCGTATGGGTTACTTGCTCAATAAAAGTGCGGTCATGCGAGATGCTGACGATAGCACCTGGATAGTCTGTAAGAAGTCGTCTGATTTCTGGTTGAGAAGTAGGAGAGAAGTGTCGGGTTGGTTCATCAAGGAGCAGGACGTTATTGCGTTCAAAGACCATTTTTGCCAAGAAAAGCTTGGCTTTTTGTCCGCCTGATAGCTCACTGATAGGATGGAGAATTTCCTTGCGATTGAATTTGAGACTGGCTAGTAGTGTGCGTGCTTCCTCTTCACGGCCGTTTTGACTGAGGAAGTTTAGGGCTGTCTGGTTTTGGTCGATTGTTTCTGTGTATTCTTGGGGCAGATAGCCAACAGAAATGCCAGTCTTAGCTGTCAAATCCTGATAGATTTTTCGGATGAGCATGGTCTTGCCAATTCCATTGCGACCGATGAGAGCGATTTTTTCTTGGCCTTTGATGGTTAGATCAATGACTTGGCCAGTGATTAGCTTTTCTGCGTGATAGGATAGAAGTACTTTCTGAGCTGGCAGAGGCTCAATATCTGCAAAGAAGAGACCAATTGTATCGGGGTTGTCAGGTAATTCAGTGAAGTTTTCCGCTTCTCGGTTAAAACGTTTTTCCCGTGATAGCAAGTTTTTCATTTTTTTAGAAAGCAGGCGTCCTTGAACGTCATTCTTTGTGACTGTTAGGTCGTGTCGTACTGCAGATTTGGCACGATTGAGTTTTTCTAAGCGTTCTTGTTGCTTCTCGCGCTCTTTCCGTGCTGTTTTTTTCTGCCTTATCCGTGCTTTCTGACGGTTGTTTTTGTAAGTCTTGTAATCAATAGCAGAGCTGGTCGATTGAGCTTGACTTCCCTTTTTGATTTGCTCCAAGTGAATGATATGGGTCGCAACCTTGCTGAGCAATTGTTCATCATGGGAGATAAAAAGAATCGTCAAGGGGCTTTGGGCGATAAAATGTTCCAACCAAGTAAAGGTTTCTATATCTAAATCGCTAGACGGTTCATCGAGCAAAAGAAGGTCGGGTTGATGGGCTAGAATTTTTAAGAGCTGGAGTTTGATTTTTTCACCACCTGAAAGTTGTCCGACCGTCTGTTTGTCGTCCTCAAAACGCTGACGGTCAAAGTGCAGGGTTGCCGCGAATTGATAAAGCAGGTGGAAGTCGAATAAGTCATAGTTTATGTCTTTGTAGAGGTAGTCCCTAATAGATAATTGATTGTCTTCCTGAGGTAAGGTTTGAGGCAAGTAGCCCATGGCACAGAAGTGATTGACGATCTGTCCTGATACGTTGGCATAATTTGCAATGAGCTCAGGCGAATAGATGTATTGGAGCAGAGTTGATTTGCCAGTGCCTTCTTCCCCGATAATTGCCACCTTGTCACCGGCATTGATGGTCATCGTTAATTTTTCAATCAGAGTATGCCAATCTTTTTCTTGGATAATGGTTAAATTTTGTATTTGTAGCATAAAAACCTCCGTACAGGGATTAAAAAAAACAAGTCCTACCTTATCCAGTAGAACTTGTTTGGTTGCACAAAAAGACCAGAAACTAGTCAAGTATCGGAATCAGTGCACACAAAAAATTTTCTTCTGGTTTAAGGATACTATCACTTTGGAGATTTCAATTCTAAACGAACCGGCATCAAGCAAATGACCGTAAAGAATTGAAATCAAATGAGAAGAAAATTAATTGTTCAATGCACCTTTACCTCCATTTATTCGTTTTTATTATAACATAAAGTTTTGGTAGGACAAGGAGTAGAAGAAGATTATTAATACTCAATGAAAATCAAGCATAGCCGAAGTCCATTTTCTATGGACAATCGTTTTTAACTCTTTCCAATGAAAACTTTGAATAACCTCTTGAAGTTGATTAATAACCTCCTCCAAAGTTTTGAAGGCTTTGTTTTTAAACCCACGTTTTCTTATTTCAGCCCAGACCTGTTCAATAGGATTCATTTCAGGAGTATAAGGCGGAATAAAAGCAAAGTCTATATTATGTGGAACTTCTAAAGCCTTTGATTTATGCCAAATGGCATTATCCATAACCAAAACAATGTAATCGTCAGGAAAAGCTTGACTTAATTGTCTTAAAAATTCGTTCATCCATTCAGTATTACAACCTCCTGCGATGAGGAAAAAAGATTCTCCTGTATGGGCATCAACGGCTCCGTAACAATAACGGTATTCTCGAATGTAGTGGCTGGCTACATGTGGCCTATAACCTTTAGGTGCCCAACAAGCTCCTAGCTTACTGATACGACCAAAACCCGCTTCATCTTGATACATGAGACGGACTTTCTTGTAACGTCGGCTATGCTTAAAGCGCTTTCTTGTCTTCCTGAATATAGATTTTATTTTTTGACGCATAAATCGTTTTAGCGTCTGCTTTTTTAGGATGTTTTGGACGAGGAGTTACCTTTCGCCATCCGTGGCGTTTTAATAAAGCATAGAATCCCTCACGAGTGGTTGACTTTCCAACTTCAGCTTGATAGGCTTCAAACAAGCTTTGAACAGTTACGTGCTCCCCCTTTAATGCCCGTTCTAGTTGTTGGTTTAGGAATCTTTCTTCCTCTTCGACGGTCATATAAGCACGTCTACGACCACCGCGATTTTCTTTAAATAGAGCTGTTAGTCCCCCCTTTTGATAACGGGTAATTAAGTTGCGAACAGACTGGTGAACGAGCCCAACTTCTTTGCCGATTGCTGTTAAGCTCATTCCTTGTGAACGAAGGAGGAGGGCATGAAGTTTTCTATAGTGTTTATCATTTGCTTTATCTTTGAGTGCTTGTTTTAGTTCTTGTGCTTGTGCTGGTGTAATTTCTAGTGTCATGACTATATTATATCGCTATTTTTGATTTTTGTTAAGTATAATTTTGAAAATACGAAAAACGCCTTGACAAATTGTCAGGGCATTTTTCGGCTCTATAATACCTGTAGCACCTTTATTTCTAGGCATTCAGCACCTTGTCCAAGAATTCTTTGAGACGTGGATGCCGAGGATTATCAAAGATTTGTTCGGGTGTACCGTCTTCAAGGAACTGACCGCCATCGGTAAAAATAACTCGGTTGGCTACCTTGCGGGCGAAGCCCATTTCGTGGGTGACAATCAGCATGGTCATACCTTGTCCGGCTAAGTCTCGCATAACATTGAGAACATCGCCGACCATTTCGGGGTCGAGGGCCGATGTTGGCTCGTCAAAGAGCATGATATCGGGGTTCATGGCTAAACTCCGTGCGATAGCGACCCGTTGTTTTTGCCCTCCGGAAAGGCTTTCGGGATTGACATCGCACTTATCGGATAGGCCAACCTCTTCTAGTAAATCCCTACCGACTTTTTCAGCTTCTTCCTTGGAATACTTACCTAGTTCAATCGGGGCAAAGGTAATATTGTCCAAAACTGACATGTGGGGGAAGAGGTTAAAGTGTTGGAAAACCATACCGATGTTTTCACGCACTTTGTCGACATTGGTCTTAGGATTGGACAGTTCATAACCATCAACAAAAACTCGACCGCTGGTAATACTTTCCAAGAGGTTGAGGGTCCGCAGGAAGGTTGACTTTCCAGAACCAGAAGGACCGATGATACAAACGACATCGCCCTCATTAAATTGGGCATTGATGCCCTTCAAGACTTCATTGTCCCCATAAGATTTATGAAGGTCTTGCACATCAATTTTCAAGTCTGCCATTATTTCAGCTTCCTTTCTAATCGTTTTGCCAAGCGGGTCAAGAGAGTAATGATGACCAGATAGATGATCGCGAGAATCGCGTACATTCGGAAAGACTGGTAGTTGCGGGCAATGATAATCTTACCAGTTTGGAAGAGTTCAACCAGACCGATTGCTGAGACGATAGTTGTATCTTTCAGCGAGATAACGAATTGGTTAATGAAATTTGGTAACATCACACGGACAGCTTGTGGTAGGATAACCTTACGCATGGTTGTGCGGTAAGAAATACCTAAGCTTCGGCTGGCTTCCATTTGTCCTTTCGGCACGGCCTCGATACCGCCGCGAACGATTTCTGCGATATAGGCCGCAGCATTGAGGGAAAGGGCGATGGTAGCGGCCACGAAATCGTTGATAGGTGATTGATGGCCAGTGATGGATTCAATCAGGTTTGGAATCCCCCAGTAGATGAAAGCTGCTACAATCATCAGCGGGATACCGCGCACCACATCGACGAAGATGCGAGAGATAGTCTGCAGGGGCTTGTTAGGAGCGACAGCCATCATACCGAAGATAATGCCGATAACCATGGCAATAGCGAAGGAGAGGAGGGTCAGGGTAACTGTGATTCCAAGACCTTGCAAGAGTTGTTTGTAGTTGTTTTGGATGAGACCGATAATAGTGGTTTCATCAGCGGTTTTCTTCTTGCTTTCCTTGTTAGTAGCCAGATATTTATTGACAATCTTATCGTATTTGCCCGATTTAACGAGGGAAGCTAGGCCGTTGTTGAACATTTGAATGAGTTCGGGATTAGCCCCTTTCTTAACCGCGAAGCCAACATCACCAGACTTTTCGCCTTTGATTGGGGTCTTGAATTTGCGGCCTTGTTTGATGGCATATTTGAGGACGGCTTCATCGTCCATCATAGCATCAACGGATCCATTTTGCAGGCTATCATAAAGAGTTGAACCATCGTCATAGGCACGCACGCTATAGCCGTACTGATTTGCATGCTGGGTTAACCAGTCGTAAGAAGCTGTTCCCTTCTTGGCACCGACAGTCTTTCCTTTGAGGTCAGCATATTTTTTCACTTTTGAATTGGCTGGAACCGCGATGATCGTATTAGCAGAGTAGTAAGCATCTGAGAAATCAAAGGTGTTCTTACGTTCATCTGTAATGGTCATGCCAGCAATAACGCCGTCGGCCTGACTGGATTGAACGGCATTGAGAGCAGCGTCAAAACCGGGGAACTGCAATTTGACTTTAAAACCTTGTTGCTTCGCAATGGCTTTAATCAATTCAACATCGATGCCGGTATAGCCGCCAGAACCATTTTGGTATTCGAATGGAGCAAATGAGGAGTCTAAAACAATAGTATAGCTCCCCTTGACTGGTGTTGCTTTCTTGCTGGCGTCACCCGTTAAATGCAGGCTAGCTGACGGTGTTTTAGAGTTTTCATTGACAGAATCCCCCAGCCATTTTTTCATAATCTTGTCATAGGTACCGTCCTTCTTCATAGCTGCCAGAGCTTTGTTGAAGTCTTTGATGAGGTACTCTTTTTTGCTGCCTTTTTTGACACCAAAGGCAAAGCTACCAACGGATTCGCCATCCATATTCATATCGTATGGCTTCCCTTGCTTGATAGCGTATTGAACAACAGGCTTATCATCCATAGCCGCATCAACAGCACCTTGATCTAAGCTGTTGTTCATCAGGTCGCTAGTATCGAAGGTTTTAACCGTATAGCCATATTGATCAGCATGTTGATCCAGCCAGTCTTGGGCAGCGGTACCGTTTTTAACCCCAACAGTTTTGCCTTTTAATTGGTCGTAGCTGGTAATGCTGGTTGTACCTGATTTGGTGTAGACAACGATTGAAGTATCGTAGTAGGTATCAGAAAATTTGAAGACCTTTTTGCGGGCCTCGGTCACGGTTGTACCAGCCATGAGGCCGTCAGCCTGACCAGATTGAACAGCATTGACAGCAGCATCAAAGCCGGGATAGGTCTGTTTATAGTCCCAACCTGAACGTTTGGCGACTTCCTTAATGATGTCAACATCAATCCCTTTATAGGTTTGATCACTATCCTTAAATTCAAAGGGAGCGTAGGCTGTGTCGGAAACGATGGAAATCTTTTCAGCAGCCTGAGCCCTTCCTGTAAAAATAAGAAGGGCGGACAAGACACTTAACATAAGCGCCAGAAGTTTTTTCTTCATGTTTGTCTCCTTATGGTAAATTTCCTCTCTATTTTACCAGAAAATAAGGCCTCAGGCAAATTTTTATTGATTTTATGTCAGAAAACCTAACACGTGATTTGGGTAAATTTTTTTAAGAGGTCCATAAACTGTGTTAAAATAGTAGTTGAAAACAGGAGTAGAAAAGAAGACCATTATGATAGATAGAACAGATCAAAATACCTTTAAACTAGTATCAAAATACCAACCATCTGGCGACCAACCGCAAGCCATTGAGCAGCTGGTAGATAATATCGAGGGAGGCGAGAAGGCGCAGATTTTGCTGGGGGCGACAGGGACAGGTAAGACTTATACCATGAGCCAAGTCATCAGCAAGGTCAACAAGCCAACCCTGGTCATCGCCCATAATAAGACCTTGGCAGGTCAGCTTTATGGGGAATTTAAGGAGTTTTTCCCTGACAATGCTGTAGAATACTTCGTCTCTTACTATGATTACTACCAACCGGAGGCCTATGTCCCTTCGTCCGATACTTATATCGAGAAGGACAGCTCGGTTAATGATGAAATTGATAAGCTCCGCCACTCAGCGACATCAGCTCTTTTGGAGCGCAACGATGTTATCGTTGTAGCCTCTGTCAGCTGTATCTACGGTTTAGGTTCGCCTAAGGAATATGCTGACAGTGTGGTCAGTCTACGGCCAGGTCAAGAAATCTCCCGCGACCAGCTTCTCAACGATTTGGTTGATATTCAATTTGAACGTAATGACATTGATTTCCAACGGGGGCGCTTCCGAG is a window from the Streptococcus criceti HS-6 genome containing:
- a CDS encoding amino acid ABC transporter ATP-binding protein; its protein translation is MADLKIDVQDLHKSYGDNEVLKGINAQFNEGDVVCIIGPSGSGKSTFLRTLNLLESITSGRVFVDGYELSNPKTNVDKVRENIGMVFQHFNLFPHMSVLDNITFAPIELGKYSKEEAEKVGRDLLEEVGLSDKCDVNPESLSGGQKQRVAIARSLAMNPDIMLFDEPTSALDPEMVGDVLNVMRDLAGQGMTMLIVTHEMGFARKVANRVIFTDGGQFLEDGTPEQIFDNPRHPRLKEFLDKVLNA
- a CDS encoding ABC transporter substrate-binding protein/permease, which gives rise to MKKKLLALMLSVLSALLIFTGRAQAAEKISIVSDTAYAPFEFKDSDQTYKGIDVDIIKEVAKRSGWDYKQTYPGFDAAVNAVQSGQADGLMAGTTVTEARKKVFKFSDTYYDTSIVVYTKSGTTSITSYDQLKGKTVGVKNGTAAQDWLDQHADQYGYTVKTFDTSDLMNNSLDQGAVDAAMDDKPVVQYAIKQGKPYDMNMDGESVGSFAFGVKKGSKKEYLIKDFNKALAAMKKDGTYDKIMKKWLGDSVNENSKTPSASLHLTGDASKKATPVKGSYTIVLDSSFAPFEYQNGSGGYTGIDVELIKAIAKQQGFKVKLQFPGFDAALNAVQSSQADGVIAGMTITDERKNTFDFSDAYYSANTIIAVPANSKVKKYADLKGKTVGAKKGTASYDWLTQHANQYGYSVRAYDDGSTLYDSLQNGSVDAMMDDEAVLKYAIKQGRKFKTPIKGEKSGDVGFAVKKGANPELIQMFNNGLASLVKSGKYDKIVNKYLATNKESKKKTADETTIIGLIQNNYKQLLQGLGITVTLTLLSFAIAMVIGIIFGMMAVAPNKPLQTISRIFVDVVRGIPLMIVAAFIYWGIPNLIESITGHQSPINDFVAATIALSLNAAAYIAEIVRGGIEAVPKGQMEASRSLGISYRTTMRKVILPQAVRVMLPNFINQFVISLKDTTIVSAIGLVELFQTGKIIIARNYQSFRMYAILAIIYLVIITLLTRLAKRLERKLK
- a CDS encoding ATP-binding cassette domain-containing protein — protein: MLQIQNLTIIQEKDWHTLIEKLTMTINAGDKVAIIGEEGTGKSTLLQYIYSPELIANYANVSGQIVNHFCAMGYLPQTLPQEDNQLSIRDYLYKDINYDLFDFHLLYQFAATLHFDRQRFEDDKQTVGQLSGGEKIKLQLLKILAHQPDLLLLDEPSSDLDIETFTWLEHFIAQSPLTILFISHDEQLLSKVATHIIHLEQIKKGSQAQSTSSAIDYKTYKNNRQKARIRQKKTARKEREKQQERLEKLNRAKSAVRHDLTVTKNDVQGRLLSKKMKNLLSREKRFNREAENFTELPDNPDTIGLFFADIEPLPAQKVLLSYHAEKLITGQVIDLTIKGQEKIALIGRNGIGKTMLIRKIYQDLTAKTGISVGYLPQEYTETIDQNQTALNFLSQNGREEEARTLLASLKFNRKEILHPISELSGGQKAKLFLAKMVFERNNVLLLDEPTRHFSPTSQPEIRRLLTDYPGAIVSISHDRTFIEQVTHTTYQLTKDKLIRQK
- a CDS encoding IS630-like element ISStso1 family transposase (programmed frameshift); this encodes MTLEITPAQAQELKQALKDKANDKHYRKLHALLLRSQGMSLTAIGKEVGLVHQSVRNLITRYQKGGLTALFKENRGGRRRAYMTVEEEERFLNQQLERALKGEHVTVQSLFEAYQAEVGKSTTREGFYALLKRHGWRKVTPRPKHPKKQTLKRFMRQKIKSIFRKTRKRFKHSRRYKKVRLMYQDEAGFGRISKLGACWAPKGYRPHVASHYIREYRYCYGAVDAHTGESFFLIAGGCNTEWMNEFLRQLSQAFPDDYIVLVMDNAIWHKSKALEVPHNIDFAFIPPYTPEMNPIEQVWAEIRKRGFKNKAFKTLEEVINQLQEVIQSFHWKELKTIVHRKWTSAMLDFH